The DNA segment AAGGGCTGCGGAAGAACTATCTGTCCACACTGCTCGCCGCCTACTGCTGCCAGCTCATCGAAGCGGCGGTCGAGCCCGCCCACCCGGACCCTCCGCTCCATGACCTGCTGAACCGCGCGCTCAATCACGTGGATGAAGCCGGGGCGAGCAGGCGGGCGCTGCTCCATTTCGAGTCGGAACTCGTCCGACTGCTGGGAATCGCACACCACCAGCACTCGGCGGAATTTTCGCTCAAAGAGTCATTGGGGAACCTACCCCCCGCACGGGCGGAACTGCTGGATCGCCTGCCACAGACATGAGAATACACCGTCCATACATTTTTCTCACGAAACATCCATCTTTCCGCTAGTCTTTTCCAGAATCCGGTTGATAGATTCATAGATATTACAAATGGACTCTCCGACCGCCACCCTCATCAGCATCCTCCGCGAACGGATCGAGACGCTCCGCGCTGCCGGCAACCTGGAAGAAGCCCTGCACGCGGCTGGTGCTGCCATTGAGAAGACCCAGCAGTCGCTCGGGACCGATCTGGACAGCATCGACGCATTCGCGTCCGCCCTCGAGCTCCGCGCGGAGATCCTCCGTGAACTGGGCCGCCATGACGCGGCGCGGGATGACTACCGCCAGGCGATCGATCAGCTCGACAACCGTCCGGACCGCCACGACCAGATCGGCCGCCTGTACGCGGGCCTGGGAGCTGCGGTGGATGCCCTCGACCAACCCGAGCGGGCCGCCGTTTATTGGGAGAATGCGATCCAGCATTTCGAGAAGCACACTCCGCCACTGCTGCTGGATGTGGCCGGGCTTGAGAACAATCTCGGCTTCCTGAAGAAAGCAGGCGGCGACATCGATGGTGCTGAATCCCACTTCCTGAAAGCATTGGAGATCCTCCACTCGCAGCTCGGCCAGAACCATGAGGAAACGGCCTCCGTATCGAACAACCTGGGCGCACTCTACCACACCGCCGGGTTCCACGAACAGGCACGCGAGATGCACATGATGGCCCTGGAAACCCGCCGCTCCCTGCTGGGCGAGGAAGATCCGGACACCGCGCAGTCCCACAACAATCTGGCGCTGGCCCTGCTGGCGACCGGCGACCGTGCCTGGGCGCGCCGCCATTTCGAAAAGGCCCTCGCCGGTTACGAAGCGCTGGGACCTGCCTATGCGGACGACCTGGAAGCGGTGGCGGACAACTATTGTTCATTCCTCGCTTCCGAAGGGGATGTCGCACTGGCGGAAATCATCGCCGGACGGGTGCGCGATCTGCTTGGCATCCCGGCACCGGTGCCGGCCGAGGAGCCTGCCCAGGAGGAAGAAATGAAGGACGTGGTACTCTGAGTCAGACGCACCCTGAGGAAGAAGCCGGTCGTGATCGATGATCACGGCCGTTTCTTTTGGGAAGGGTAAGAATTTACTCAAGCTGGGCGACGGCCATGGCGGCGATGCCTTCACGGCGGCCGATGAAGCCCATCAGCTCGTTGGTGGTGGCTTTCACGCCCACCCGTTCCGGCGGGATGCCCAGCGCTTCACCGATGTTTTTCCGCATGGCTTCGCGGTGAGGCAGCACCTTGGGAGCCTCCGCGACCAGACTGGAATCGACATTGATGATGCGCAGCCCTTCCTCCGCCGCCAGTTCACGGCATTTTTCGAGGATCTTGAGCGAGGAAATCCCCGCGCAGGAAGCATCTCCGGGAGGGAAATAATAGCCGATGTCCGGCTTGCCCATCGCCCCCAGTACGGCGTCGGCGATGGCGTGGCTGAGCACGTCCGCATCCGAGTGACCATCAAGACCGTGGGTGTGCGGGATGGTGACCCCGCCGAGAACGAGCGGGCGCCCCTCCGCGAACCGATGGACGTCGTATCCGATGCCGGTCATGGTCAGAGGATCTCCTGGATGGGGATGCGGCCGTTGGTGGCGACGATGGCCCAGGTGTCGCTCTCCCCGTTGGAGACGAGATCGACCTTTCCGCCTGCGGTCTCCACCAGCAGCTTGCCCGCGGCGATGTCCCAGAGGGAGATCCGTGACTCGACATAGGCATCCAGCCGTCCGCTGGCGATGTAGGCCATGCCCAGTGCGGCGGAACCCATCATGCGCATCTTGCGCGCCCTGAGGGATGCCTTGCGGAAACGCTCGATGCCCGTCTTCAGGGCTTCCTCATCCTTGCCGCAACCGACGAACAGGATGGATTCCTCCAGACGCTCCCGCTTGCTCGCCTGGATGGGCTTGCCATTCAGCATGGCCGGGCCGCCGCGCTCGACGGTCCAGGTTTCGCCCACCATCGGGTCATGGATGACGCCGACGGTGATCTCACCGGCGACGCGCAGGGCGATGGAGACGCAGAAGTGCGGGATGGCGTAGTAGTAGTTCACCGTGCCGTCGATGGGATCGACGATCCACTGGCGCTCCGAGTCCAGGTTGCCCGCAAGGCCTTCCTCGCCGTAGAGGGCGTCTCCCGGGCGCTGTTCGAGGAGGATCTTGGTGATCAGGGTCTGGGATTCCTTGTCGAGGGCCAGCTTGATGTCGTGGTGGGTCGCCTCATCGACGGCGGCTTCCACACCGAAATGTTCACGGAGCAGTTTGCCGGCCTCAAGGGCGGCATGGGTGGCGAGTTCAAGATCAGTCATGTTTCGAAAATTTCAGGATGATTCCTTTGTGCGGTGGATCTCCAGGATCACATCCACCAGGTCATGCGCGATCTCGGACTTCGGAGCGGACGAGATGAACTCGGTCCGGTCCGGATAGACCAGCACGACCTCGTTGCGGTCGGAGTCGAAGCCGTGGGCAGGCGAGGAAACGTCGTTGCCGATGACCAGGTCGCAGCTTTTTCCCACGAGTTTTTTACGGGCGTTTTCCTCAAGGTTCTCCGTCTCCGCCGCGAAGCCTACGAGAGTTCCACCGAAACCGAAGGTGTTCCTCGCGGAGCCAAGGATGTCCGGGGTCTTCACCAGCTCGATGGTCATCCGGTCGCCGTCCTTCTTGATCTTCTGGGCCTCCGTCAGCACGGGCGTGTAGTCGGCGACGGCGGCGACGAAAACGGCGATGTCCATGCGGC comes from the Luteolibacter sp. SL250 genome and includes:
- the recO gene encoding DNA repair protein RecO — translated: MPAIITRLTRLTDTSLIVHWFTADHGLIKTVAKGAFRPKSAFAGKLDLFFSGEIDFTAARRGELHSLREVSISHWREGLRKNYLSTLLAAYCCQLIEAAVEPAHPDPPLHDLLNRALNHVDEAGASRRALLHFESELVRLLGIAHHQHSAEFSLKESLGNLPPARAELLDRLPQT
- a CDS encoding tetratricopeptide repeat protein, whose protein sequence is MDSPTATLISILRERIETLRAAGNLEEALHAAGAAIEKTQQSLGTDLDSIDAFASALELRAEILRELGRHDAARDDYRQAIDQLDNRPDRHDQIGRLYAGLGAAVDALDQPERAAVYWENAIQHFEKHTPPLLLDVAGLENNLGFLKKAGGDIDGAESHFLKALEILHSQLGQNHEETASVSNNLGALYHTAGFHEQAREMHMMALETRRSLLGEEDPDTAQSHNNLALALLATGDRAWARRHFEKALAGYEALGPAYADDLEAVADNYCSFLASEGDVALAEIIAGRVRDLLGIPAPVPAEEPAQEEEMKDVVL
- the ispF gene encoding 2-C-methyl-D-erythritol 2,4-cyclodiphosphate synthase yields the protein MTGIGYDVHRFAEGRPLVLGGVTIPHTHGLDGHSDADVLSHAIADAVLGAMGKPDIGYYFPPGDASCAGISSLKILEKCRELAAEEGLRIINVDSSLVAEAPKVLPHREAMRKNIGEALGIPPERVGVKATTNELMGFIGRREGIAAMAVAQLE
- a CDS encoding inositol monophosphatase family protein, encoding MTDLELATHAALEAGKLLREHFGVEAAVDEATHHDIKLALDKESQTLITKILLEQRPGDALYGEEGLAGNLDSERQWIVDPIDGTVNYYYAIPHFCVSIALRVAGEITVGVIHDPMVGETWTVERGGPAMLNGKPIQASKRERLEESILFVGCGKDEEALKTGIERFRKASLRARKMRMMGSAALGMAYIASGRLDAYVESRISLWDIAAGKLLVETAGGKVDLVSNGESDTWAIVATNGRIPIQEIL
- a CDS encoding phosphopantothenoylcysteine decarboxylase, with the protein product MNVLVTAGPTREPIDPVRFLTNRSSGKMGYALAHAFIHAGHHVLLVSGPTDLDVPDYVDFIPVTTAAEMNEVVAQHIGRMDIAVFVAAVADYTPVLTEAQKIKKDGDRMTIELVKTPDILGSARNTFGFGGTLVGFAAETENLEENARKKLVGKSCDLVIGNDVSSPAHGFDSDRNEVVLVYPDRTEFISSAPKSEIAHDLVDVILEIHRTKESS